The Glycine soja cultivar W05 chromosome 8, ASM419377v2, whole genome shotgun sequence genome has a window encoding:
- the LOC114422232 gene encoding transmembrane protein 87B-like encodes MDSAFARTRTRSMFFLASLLFYIFAVTTTTTFASIHIYDHEPFIELGNSYLLAGGSEGIVASQANSIHDDGRSYIRFENITFRRTKASAKARGSVPLHIIIFEAADRNDIGGSAYGGQREICCSPDLAKMGVCKQGEIIRRPSATDINWPVILDVQFKGRSKTASLDSQKVSITKTGMYNLFFVACEPKLKGIVMSGKTVWKNPDGYLPGRMAPLKKFYVFMTLAYVCLSIIWFFQYVRFWDDVLQLQHCITAVIALGLFEMILWYFEYVNFNNTGMRPIVLTTWVVTVGAIRKSISRLLILSVSMGYGVVRPTLGGLTSKVLLLGITYFLASELLNITEYVGTINDVSGRARLLLVLPDAFLDAFLILWIFTSLSRTLEQLQAKRSSVKLDIYRKFSNALAVTVISSVAWIGYEVYFKATDPFNERWQSAWIITAFWDILAFALLCVICYLWAPSQSSQRYAYSEEVGEDSDDEEAQSLTKGKQEGQGELSLVRQEKNGGTDVSFDQEDESEEEDKRE; translated from the exons ATGGATTCAGCATTTGCGAGAACGAGAACAAGATCCATGTTCTTCTTAGCTTCACTCCTCTTCTACATATTCGcagtcaccaccaccaccaccttcgCATCCATCCACATCTACGACCATGAACCTTTCATAGAACTCGGCAATTCCTACCTCCTCGCCGGCGGCAGCGAAGGCATCGTCGCTTCCCAAGCCAATTCCATCCACGACGATGGCCGTTCCTACATTCG ATTCGAGAATATAACCTTCAGGAGAACCAAAGCTTCAGCTAAGGCACGCGGTTCTGTGCCATTACACATCATAATTTTTGAGGCTGCTGATCGTAATGATATAGGTGGTTCTGCTTATGGTGGACAACGGGAAATCTGTTGCAGTCCTGATTTAGCTAAGATGGGAGTTTGTAAGCAAGGAGAGATTATTAGGAGACCTTCTGCAACGGACATTAATTGGCCAGTCATTTTAGACGTACAATTCAAAGGCAGATCTAAAACTGCAAGTCTAGATTCTCAGAAAGTTTCTATCACAAAGACTGGaatgtataatttgttttttgtagCTTGTGAACCCAAGCTCAAGGGCATAGTAATGAGTGGGAAGACAGTATGGAAAAACCCTGATGGGTATTTACCTGGTAGGATGGCCCCATTAAAGAAGTTCTATGTATTTATGACACTGGCTTATGTTTGCCTTAGCATCATTTGGTTTTTTCAGTATGTGAGATTTTGGGATGATGTACTGCAACTTCAGCACTGTATCACAGCTGTCATTGCTCTTGGATTGTTTGAGATGATTCTCTGGTATTTTGAGTATGTGAATTTCAACAATACTGGAATGAGACCTATTGTGCTCACAACATGGGTTGTCACTGTTGGGGCtataagaaaatcaatatcacgacttctcattctctctgtTTCAATGGGTTATGGTGTTGTGCGACCCACTCTGGGTGGTCTTACATCAAAGGTTCTTTTACTTGGAATAACTTACTTTCTAGCATCCGAGTTACTGAATATTACTGAATATGTGGGGACCATCAATGATGTGTCAGGAAGGGCAAGGCTCCTTCTAGTTCTTCCTGATGCTTTCTTAGATGCATTTTTGATATTATGGATTTTTACATCTCTTTCAAGAACACTGGAGCAGTTACAG GCAAAACGAAGTTCTGTTAAGTTGGATATATATAGGAAGTTCTCAAATGCATTAGCAGTAACGGTGATCTCCTCAGTTGCTTGGATAGGATATGAG gTATACTTCAAAGCTACAGATCCTTTCAATGAGCGCTGGCAGAGTGCTTGGATCATCACTGCATTCTGGGACATTCTAGCATTTGCATTACTCTGTGTTATATGTTATCTCTGGGCCCCATCCCAAAGCTCTCAAAG GTATGCGTATTCGGAGGAAGTGGGAGAAGATTCTGATGACGAAGAAGCTCAATCTCTCACCAAGGGAAAGCAGGAAGGTCAAGGTGAACTAAGTTTAGTTCGGCAAGAGAAGAATGGTGGAACTGATGTATCCTTTGATCAAGAAGACGAGTCAGAAGAGGAGGATAAAAGGGAATGA
- the LOC114423936 gene encoding GATA transcription factor 26-like, with translation MYAMKIMNDHSKDTPLWPNGPADKPVLCNACGSRYKTRGHLDNYLPKNVHPQPHHKKFKNVNSGGSNLNVEPELESGNQLLNHVSPRSTTNGDSDKLTLDVHHISPQDFGKKIPSKKRSPMVYKRMIPMEKFQKQLVKLYKSERQPEESVLVDNMMNFIPENEIGLGTILLKTNDDDASSTDKCGSSTSAP, from the exons ATACTCCACTTTGGCCTAATGGACCAGCTGATAAACCGGTGTTGTGTAACGCTTGTGGATCAAGATACAAGACAAGAGGACACCTTGACAATTATCTTCCCAAGAATGTCCATCCTCAGCCACACcacaagaaatttaaaaatgtaaatagcGGAGGAAGTAATCTCAATGTTGAGCCTGAGCTTGAGTCCGGCAACCAACTTTTAAACCATGTTTCGCCTAGATCTACAACTAATGGTGACAGCGACAAGTTAACCTTAGATGTCCATCATATATCACCACAAG ATTTTGGGAAGAAGATCCCATCAAAGAAACGGTCACCGATGGTGTACAAGCGTATGATACCAATGGAGAAGTTTCAAAAGCAGCTTGTTAAGTTGTATAAAAGTGAAAGACAACCAGAAGAGAGTGTTTTGGTGGATAACATGATGAACTTCATACCCGAAAATGAGATAGGACTTGGAACCATTCTTCTTAAGACAAATGATGATGATGCTTCTTCTACAGATAAATGTGGATCATCCACATCTGCACCCTGA